Proteins from one Terriglobales bacterium genomic window:
- a CDS encoding DUF4234 domain-containing protein, with product MSAAASAAVAAPLGKPRNLPAMAGLLLITANIYWVYWLYQIYKEMRAHSPGVTTVQPGQAAGFLLIPFFNIYWFFRVLIDFTGTIHGMQRKEGLGDPLLNTGLARGLLIGGIAGNCVVGFIHPALALITEAMVLAGFLTCQSSLNAHWQRHVVGARPGSVTYAPAAEDAGEGLRKLLGLAGARIRWMPIVAFTVALLLSTAFTFFIGPMVMRQAAVPIWFAVMAFIGDLLLAACVLLLLRPIRNEWGGIFAAAGAYSVLRLIERAIVSAIMAGHTDWRPISMLLAFMAASFTLGGLALALRMTRSPLWLAIWVGAAAGQLGDMLVGGVVNFLYIRTKFHGATLSGFFQPKDILFEFLAATVFAFAFWGGLQIEKE from the coding sequence ATGTCTGCTGCGGCATCGGCCGCTGTTGCGGCTCCCCTGGGAAAGCCACGCAATCTGCCGGCGATGGCCGGCTTGCTGCTGATCACCGCCAACATCTACTGGGTCTACTGGCTGTACCAGATCTACAAGGAGATGCGCGCGCATTCGCCCGGCGTCACGACGGTGCAGCCCGGGCAGGCGGCGGGGTTCCTGCTGATTCCGTTCTTCAACATCTACTGGTTCTTCCGCGTGCTGATCGACTTTACGGGGACGATCCACGGCATGCAGCGTAAGGAAGGACTGGGTGATCCGCTGCTCAACACCGGGCTGGCGCGCGGACTGCTCATCGGCGGCATCGCTGGCAACTGCGTTGTGGGTTTCATTCACCCGGCGCTGGCGTTGATTACCGAGGCGATGGTGTTGGCCGGCTTCCTCACCTGCCAGAGCAGCCTGAACGCGCACTGGCAGCGGCATGTGGTGGGCGCTCGGCCGGGCAGTGTGACTTACGCGCCCGCGGCGGAAGACGCCGGCGAAGGCCTGCGAAAGCTCCTGGGGCTGGCGGGCGCGCGCATCCGATGGATGCCGATCGTGGCCTTCACGGTGGCGTTGCTGCTCTCTACCGCGTTCACCTTTTTCATCGGACCGATGGTCATGCGGCAGGCGGCAGTCCCGATATGGTTCGCGGTGATGGCCTTCATCGGCGACCTGCTGCTGGCGGCGTGCGTGCTGCTGTTGCTTCGTCCCATTCGCAACGAGTGGGGCGGGATTTTTGCGGCGGCAGGCGCGTACTCGGTCCTGCGGCTGATCGAGCGCGCCATCGTGAGCGCGATCATGGCCGGACACACGGACTGGCGTCCGATATCGATGCTACTCGCCTTCATGGCTGCGTCGTTCACGCTGGGCGGGCTGGCGCTGGCGTTGCGCATGACCCGCTCGCCGCTGTGGCTGGCGATCTGGGTGGGCGCGGCCGCGGGCCAGCTCGGCGACATGCTGGTGGGCGGCGTGGTGAACTTCCTATACATCCGCACGAAGTTCCACGGCGCAACCCTGAGCGGCTTCTTTCAGCCCAAAGACATTCTGTTCGAGTTCCTGGCGGCGACGGTGTTTGCGTTTGCGTTCTGGGGAGGGTTGCAGATCGAGAAGGAATGA